A portion of the Candidatus Thermoplasmatota archaeon genome contains these proteins:
- a CDS encoding UPF0175 family protein, translating to MKVITTRISEDYFKDLQMIEKEEHTDRAEVIRKLLAKGIKEWKVKRALELLRAHKLTLRRAASIASISYVEMLDLASKHGIDIGYSSKDLERDIRSL from the coding sequence ATGAAGGTTATCACCACGAGGATTTCGGAGGACTACTTCAAGGATCTGCAAATGATAGAGAAGGAGGAGCATACCGATAGAGCCGAGGTCATAAGGAAGCTGCTGGCGAAGGGCATCAAGGAGTGGAAGGTGAAGAGGGCCTTGGAGTTGCTGAGAGCGCACAAGCTCACTCTGAGGAGGGCCGCTTCCATCGCCTCCATATCATATGTTGAGATGCTGGATTTGGCCTCGAAACATGGCATAGACATCGGGTATTCCTCAAAGGACTTGGAAAGGGATATTAGGAGTCTCTGA
- a CDS encoding AbrB/MazE/SpoVT family DNA-binding domain-containing protein: MQVKVGSKGRIVIPHKIRRKYSILPGKELQIEEEEGVIRLLVPAKLADLCGTWDMDLNEVRRAIEDLREHWRE; encoded by the coding sequence ATGCAGGTGAAAGTAGGTTCAAAGGGACGGATAGTCATTCCGCACAAAATAAGGCGCAAGTACTCGATCCTGCCAGGAAAGGAACTTCAGATAGAGGAGGAGGAAGGCGTAATCAGGCTACTCGTCCCCGCAAAGCTGGCCGATCTGTGTGGGACTTGGGATATGGATCTGAATGAAGTGAGGAGAGCAATAGAGGATTTGAGAGAACACTGGCGGGAATGA